One Pyrus communis chromosome 4, drPyrComm1.1, whole genome shotgun sequence genomic region harbors:
- the LOC137731509 gene encoding uncharacterized protein, producing the protein MKMTIQPSHHSDNDRTSGELRALDCNLTALCDHIQMEGFNSGAFSDMVVHAMGSTYQLHRLILSRSPYFRNMLHGPWKEAGAHVLTLHIDDKNVNGEAITMALAYLYGHHPKLSDNNAFHVLAAASFLDLQDLCAICTDFIISELWTSNFLAYQVFAESQDYGIHGERVRNACWGYLCQSGSMELKEVLPKLSAQTLLGLLTSDELWVPSEEKRFELAFYTFLAKGAQSKQKDYDHGSSSSEAGTDTPSDSSNAKGKNLIDSFTNKRLESEVGRLTLKDDVEGHNTARNLLIELADCVVDFQTEVSNSKQQVQQVAYPQSNLEPGCNCNSLLEIDVMRTSCYAKMPVAVGASRLGANGVAMEGPSDEGSCYHLNNNSWFARDQSRQCSSMNSSTSELMPNDWGRCGMPPLSWGGRVVGRRQLKGYAKGNFGVGGEKYDAFVNIFEGGSLLYCNMSFEALLNVRKQLEELAFPCKAVNDGLWLQMLLSQRVEEVGVDTCKSCCLPSIACSCRQQFSFSQGVTTGYCMQEHNQNNSPDVYVAESAPGEGNGLFRPVRVHVRGPIDGLAGIGRGTTFVPATAWPPTRFVFSRVPFGMGNRNCQQSVANDDSEARTDQNGDLSGDGLTALVGLSQGGNNVANAHGEQTERGYEMDMQSRMAGTSMSVPSTSGVPVQMVESSDHALGIEWDNANSSSISLDMKTPLSHFPPFRFGVQFEDVHRLSDGQVKHSPEVFYAGSLWKVSVQAFNDEDPQGRRTLGLFIHRRKAEITDSFRKVQMYVDSREKVTARYQLICPSKREVMVFGSFKQTGTLLPKAPKGWGWRTALLFNELADLLQNGALRVAAVVQLV; encoded by the exons ATGAAAATGACGATTCAGCCCTCGCATCACTCCGACAACGACCGGACCAGCGGCGAGCTGCGCGCGCTGGATTGCAACCTCACCGCCCTCTGCGACCACATACAGATGGAGGGCTTCAATTCCGGCGCCTTCTCCGATATGGTCGTCCACGCCATGGGCTCAACCTACCAACTCCACCGCCTCATTCTCTCCCGCAGCCCATACTTCAG GAACATGCTTCATGGACCTTGGAAAGAAGCCGGTGCCCATGTTTTAACCTTACATATTGATGATAAGAATGTTAACGGAGAAGCGATCACAATGGCTTTGGCATATCTATATGGGCACCACCCCAAGCTGAGTGATAACAATGCATTTCATGTTTTGGCTGCCGCTTCATTTCTTGACCTTCAG GATTTATGTGCAATATGCACAGACTTCATCATATCTGAATTATGGACTTCAAACTTCTTAGCCTATCAG GTGTTCGCTGAGAGCCAAGATTATGGCATACATGGAGAACGAGTAAGAAATGCTTGCTGGGGCTACCTTTGTCAAAGTGGTTCCATGGAGTTGAAAGAG GTTCTTCCAAAACTTTCAGCTCAAACCCTGCTTGGATTGCTGACCTCTGATGAGCTCTGGGTACCCAGTGAAGAGAAACG GTTTGAGCTGGCGTTCTATACATTCCTTGCAAAAGGTGCTCAAAGCAAACAGAAAGACTATGATCATGGAAGTTCCAGTTCTGAGGCCGGAACGGATACTCCATCTGATTCTTCTAATGCAAAGGGAAAGAATCTTATTGATAGCTTCACTAATAAAAGGTTGGAGTCTGAAGTCGGGCGCTTAACTCTAAAAGACGATGTAGAGGGACATAATACTGCTCGTAATCTTCTGATAGAGCTTGCAGACTGTGTGGTTGACTTCCAAACCGAAGTTTCAAATTCCAAACAGCAAGTCCAACAAGTTGCATACCCTCAGTCCAATTTGGAGCCAGGATGCAACTGCAATTCACTGTTGGAAATAGATGTGATGAGAACCTCATGTTATGCTAAAATGCCAGTTGCTGTTGGAGCAAGTAGACTGGGGGCAAATGGAGTGGCTATGGAAGGGCCATCTGATGAAGGATCATGCTATCACTTAAATAACAATAGTTGGTTTGCCAGGGACCAGTCAAGGCAATGCTCTTCAATGAACTCTTCCACTAGTGAGCTCATGCCAAATGATTGGGGAAGATGTGGCATGCCTCCTCTTTCATGGGGTGGCAGGGTTGTAGGGAGAAGACAGCTTAAAGGTTATGCTAAAGGGAACTTTGGGGTTGGTGGGGAGAAATATGATGCATTTGTTAATATATTTGAAGGCGGATCTCTTTTATACTGTAACATGTCTTTTGAGGCACTTTTGAATGTACGAAAGCAACTTGAGGAACTGGCGTTCCCCTGCAAAGCTGTAAATGATGGTCTTTGGCTGCAG ATGCTTTTAAGCCAGAGAGTCGAAGAAGTTGGTGTGGATACGTGCAAAAGTTGCTGTCTTCCAAGTATAGCATGCAGTTGCAGACAGCAATTTTCATTCTCACAAGGAGTTACAACTGGATACTGCATGCAAGAGCATAATCAGAATAATTCTCCTGATGTATATGTTGCTGAGTCTGCTCCAGGTGAAGGAAATGGCCTCTTTAGGCCTGTACGCGTGCATGTCAGGGGTCCGATTGATGGACTTGCTGGTATTGGACGTGGAACTACATTTGTCCCAGCAACTGCCTGGCCCCCAACTCGGTTTGTCTTTTCCCGTGTGCCATTTGGCATGGGCAACAGAAATTGCCAGCAGTCTGTTGCCAATGATGATTCAGAGGCCAGAACTGACCAGAATGGGGACCTGTCTGGAGATGGATTGACAGCTTTAGTTGGGCTAAGCCAAGGAGGGAACAATGTGGCTAATGCTCATGGGGAGCAAACAGAGAGAGGCTATGAGATGGATATGCAAAGCAGAATGGCCGGGACGTCCATGTCAGTGCCAAGTACTAGTGGTGTACCTGTTCAGATGGTAGAGTCGTCGGACCATGCACTTGGGATTGAGTGGGATAATGCAAACAGTTCTTCCATCTCATTGGATATGAAAACACCTTTAAGTCACTTCCCTCCATTCCGCTTTGG GGTGCAATTTGAGGATGTGCACAGGCTCAGTGATGGCCAAGTGAAGCACTCTCCAGAAGTCTTTTATGCGGGTTCTTTGTGGAAG GTTAGCGTTCAGGCTTTTAATGATGAAGATCCTCAAGGACGTCGCACACTTG GATTATTTATTCACCGACGTAAGGCAGAGATTACTGATTCGTTTAGAAAG GTGCAGATGTATGTTGATTCTCGCGAAAAGGTTACAGCCCGCTATCAG TTAATCTGCCCATCGAAGAGGGAAGTTAtggtttttgggagttttaagcAAACAGGCACACTTTTACCAAAAGCTCCCAAGGGCTGGGGATGGCGAACGGCTCTGCTATTTAATGAGCTTGCTGATCTTCTCCAAAACGGGGCTCTAAGAGTGGCTGCTGTTGTGCAGCTTGTATGA